One part of the Streptomyces lydicus genome encodes these proteins:
- the gcvP gene encoding aminomethyl-transferring glycine dehydrogenase: MTTNRISLTELESGIPFEQRHIGPDDAAQAKMLAHVGFGSLDELTATAVPDVIKSAEALGLPGARTEAEVLQELHGLAERNQVLASMIGLGYYGTFTPPVILRNVMENPAWYTAYTPYQPEISQGRLEALLNFQTVVAELTGLPTSGASLLDEGTAAAEAMALSRRVGKVKQGVFLVDADCLPQTIAVIETRAEPTGVEVVVADLSDGIPAEIAERGVFGVLLQYPGASGAVRDPRAVIEQAHELGAVVTVAADLLALTLLTSPGELGADIAVGTTQRFGVPMGFGGPHAGFMAVREQFARSLPGRLVGVSVDADGNKAYRLALQTREQHIRREKATSNICTAQVLLAVMAGMYAVYHGPEGLRTIARRTHRYAAILAEGLRAGGVEIVHGAYFDTLTARVPGRAGEVVAGAHAAGINLRQVDEDLVGIACDETTGRAQLAGVWSAFGVQGDIEALDAATAETLPGTLLRDDEYLSHPVFHQYRSETAMLRYLRTLADKDYALDRGMIPLGSCTMKLNATTEMEPVTWPAFGQLHPFAPADQAEGYLTLIRELEERLATVTGYDKVSLQPNAGSQGELAGLLAVRAYHRANGDEQRTVCLIPSSAHGTNAASAVMAGMKVVVVKTGEDGEVDTDDLHAKIEKHRDELAVLMVTYPSTHGVFEEHITQICAAVHEAGGQVYVDGANLNALVGLAEPGKFGGDVSHLNLHKTFCIPHGGGGPGVGPVAVRAHLAPYLPNHPLQPAAGPETGVGPISAAPWGSAGILPISWAYVRLMGGEGLKRATQVAVLSANYIAKRLEPHYPVLYNGPGGLVAHECIIDVRPLTKATGVSIDDVAKRLIDYGFHAPTMSFPVAGTLMIEPTESEDLGELDRFCDAMIAIRAEIEKVGTGEWDKDDNPLRNAPHTAAALGGDWAHPYSREEAVFPAGVNAAEKYWPPVRRIDGAFGDRNLVCSCPPLDAYDS, from the coding sequence ATGACCACCAATCGCATCTCCTTGACCGAGCTGGAAAGCGGCATCCCCTTCGAGCAGCGGCACATCGGCCCCGATGACGCGGCGCAGGCCAAGATGCTCGCGCACGTCGGTTTCGGGTCGCTGGACGAGCTCACCGCCACCGCCGTACCCGACGTGATCAAGAGCGCCGAGGCGCTCGGCCTGCCCGGGGCCCGTACCGAGGCCGAGGTCCTCCAGGAGCTGCACGGCCTGGCGGAGCGCAACCAGGTGCTGGCCTCCATGATCGGCCTGGGCTACTACGGCACGTTCACCCCGCCGGTGATCCTGCGCAACGTCATGGAGAACCCGGCCTGGTACACGGCGTACACGCCCTACCAGCCGGAGATCTCGCAGGGCCGCCTGGAGGCGCTGCTGAACTTCCAGACGGTGGTCGCCGAGCTGACCGGGCTGCCCACCTCCGGCGCCTCCCTGCTGGACGAGGGCACCGCCGCCGCCGAGGCGATGGCGCTCTCCCGCCGCGTCGGCAAGGTCAAGCAGGGCGTCTTCCTGGTCGACGCGGACTGCCTGCCGCAGACCATCGCCGTGATCGAGACCCGCGCCGAGCCGACCGGCGTCGAGGTCGTCGTCGCGGACCTGTCCGACGGCATCCCCGCCGAGATCGCCGAGCGCGGGGTCTTCGGCGTGCTGCTGCAGTACCCGGGTGCCTCCGGCGCGGTCCGCGACCCGCGGGCCGTCATCGAGCAGGCCCACGAGCTGGGCGCGGTCGTCACCGTCGCCGCCGACCTGCTCGCCCTGACGCTGCTGACCTCGCCCGGCGAGCTCGGCGCGGACATCGCCGTCGGCACCACCCAGCGCTTCGGCGTCCCGATGGGCTTCGGCGGACCGCACGCCGGCTTCATGGCCGTACGCGAACAGTTCGCCCGCAGCCTGCCCGGCCGCCTGGTGGGCGTCTCCGTCGACGCCGACGGCAACAAGGCGTACCGCCTCGCGCTGCAGACCCGCGAGCAGCACATCCGCCGCGAGAAGGCCACCAGCAACATCTGCACCGCGCAGGTGCTGCTCGCCGTCATGGCCGGCATGTACGCCGTCTACCACGGTCCCGAGGGGCTGCGGACCATCGCCCGGCGCACCCACCGCTACGCCGCGATCCTCGCCGAGGGCCTGCGGGCCGGCGGTGTGGAGATCGTCCACGGGGCGTACTTCGACACCCTGACCGCACGGGTGCCCGGCCGGGCCGGCGAGGTCGTCGCCGGCGCCCACGCGGCCGGCATCAACCTCCGCCAGGTCGACGAGGACCTCGTCGGCATCGCCTGCGACGAGACCACCGGACGCGCGCAGCTGGCCGGCGTCTGGAGCGCCTTCGGCGTGCAGGGCGACATCGAGGCGCTGGACGCGGCCACTGCCGAGACGCTGCCGGGGACGCTGCTGCGCGACGACGAGTACCTCTCCCACCCGGTCTTCCACCAGTACCGCTCCGAGACCGCGATGCTGCGTTACCTGCGCACCCTCGCGGACAAGGACTACGCGCTGGACCGCGGCATGATCCCGCTCGGTTCCTGCACGATGAAGCTGAACGCCACCACCGAGATGGAGCCGGTCACCTGGCCCGCCTTCGGCCAGCTGCACCCCTTCGCGCCGGCCGACCAGGCCGAGGGCTACCTGACGCTGATCCGCGAGCTGGAGGAGCGCCTCGCCACCGTCACCGGCTACGACAAGGTCTCCCTCCAGCCGAACGCCGGCTCGCAGGGCGAGCTGGCCGGCCTGCTGGCGGTGCGCGCCTACCACCGCGCCAACGGTGACGAGCAGCGCACGGTCTGCCTGATCCCGTCCTCCGCGCACGGCACCAACGCCGCCAGCGCCGTCATGGCCGGCATGAAGGTCGTCGTCGTCAAGACCGGCGAGGACGGTGAGGTCGACACCGACGATCTGCACGCCAAGATCGAGAAGCACCGTGACGAGCTCGCGGTCCTGATGGTCACCTACCCCTCCACGCACGGCGTGTTCGAGGAGCACATCACGCAGATCTGTGCGGCGGTGCACGAGGCCGGCGGTCAGGTCTACGTGGACGGCGCCAACCTCAACGCGCTGGTCGGCCTCGCCGAGCCCGGCAAGTTCGGCGGCGACGTCTCGCACCTGAACCTGCACAAGACCTTCTGCATCCCGCACGGCGGCGGCGGCCCCGGCGTCGGCCCGGTCGCCGTGCGCGCCCACCTGGCGCCGTACCTGCCCAACCACCCGCTGCAGCCCGCGGCCGGCCCCGAGACGGGCGTCGGACCGATCTCCGCGGCGCCCTGGGGCTCCGCCGGCATCCTGCCGATCTCCTGGGCGTACGTCCGCCTCATGGGCGGGGAGGGCCTCAAGCGCGCCACCCAGGTCGCGGTGCTGAGCGCCAACTACATCGCCAAGCGGCTGGAGCCGCACTACCCGGTGCTCTACAACGGTCCCGGCGGCCTGGTCGCGCACGAGTGCATCATCGACGTCCGGCCGCTGACCAAGGCGACCGGCGTGAGCATCGACGACGTCGCCAAGCGGCTGATCGACTACGGCTTCCACGCGCCGACGATGTCGTTCCCGGTGGCCGGCACGCTGATGATCGAGCCGACGGAGAGCGAGGACCTCGGCGAGCTGGACCGGTTCTGCGACGCGATGATCGCCATCCGCGCGGAGATCGAGAAGGTCGGGACGGGGGAGTGGGACAAGGACGACAACCCGCTGCGCAACGCCCCGCACACCGCGGCCGCGCTCGGCGGCGACTGGGCCCACCCGTACAGCCGGGAGGAGGCGGTCTTCCCGGCCGGCGTGAACGCCGCGGAGAAGTACTGGCCGCCGGTGCGCAGGATCGACGGAGCCTTCGGCGACCGTAACCTCGTGTGCTCCTGCCCGCCGCTGGACGCGTACGACAGCTGA
- a CDS encoding DUF5999 family protein — translation MCQHQPPCPSADSTDREAAHLVAHHPEQGWSLLCNGVLLFEDTGELLPDGQVIAPHRARVTAAA, via the coding sequence ATGTGTCAGCACCAACCGCCTTGCCCGTCAGCAGACTCCACCGACCGGGAGGCCGCACACCTTGTGGCGCACCACCCTGAGCAGGGCTGGAGCCTGCTCTGCAACGGCGTCCTGCTCTTCGAGGACACCGGTGAACTGCTGCCCGACGGGCAGGTCATCGCCCCGCACCGGGCCAGGGTCACCGCCGCGGCCTGA
- a CDS encoding glutamate-cysteine ligase family protein, producing the protein MGEKVAAYGIDLADRERYRRKLHECLEGLGRLLSEKRFDRPRNLMGLEIELNLAGADGLPRMMNSQVLERIASHDFQTELAQCNLEVNILPHRLSGRVLDQLAEELRTGLGYAERKAREVAARIVMIGILPTLNADDLTATSLSENDRYVLLNDQMRAARGEDFALDIQGVEHLVSRSPSIAPEAACTSVQLHLQVTPGRFAAVWNAAQAIAAVQVAVGANSPFLFGRELWRESRPPVFQQATDTRAPELQAQGVRPRTWFGERWIDSAYDLFEENLRYFPPLLPMCDPQEPLRVLDEGGVPDLAELVLHNGTIYRWNRPVYAVTDGVPHLRVENRVLPAGPTVADVIANTAFYYGLVRALAEEPRPLWTRLPFPAAARNFDTACRYGIDATLQWPRPGRAGGLTEIPAVRLVRTELLPLAARGLDAWGVEPADRDSYLGIIEERCRRRANGASWQAAAFHHARRQGLDRHAALAAMTRRYSELMHGGQPVHTWPVAWSVGDRPAVPVPRQAATGGG; encoded by the coding sequence ATGGGGGAGAAGGTCGCCGCGTACGGGATCGACCTGGCGGACCGGGAGCGTTATCGAAGAAAGCTCCACGAGTGCCTTGAGGGGCTGGGCAGGCTCCTGTCGGAGAAGCGGTTCGACCGGCCCCGCAATCTCATGGGTCTGGAGATCGAGCTCAATCTGGCGGGCGCCGACGGGCTGCCCCGCATGATGAACTCCCAGGTTCTCGAACGCATCGCCAGCCACGATTTCCAGACCGAACTCGCCCAGTGCAATCTGGAAGTCAACATTCTGCCGCACCGGCTGTCCGGCCGCGTCCTCGACCAGCTCGCCGAGGAACTCCGTACCGGACTCGGCTACGCCGAAAGGAAAGCCCGCGAGGTCGCCGCCAGGATCGTGATGATCGGCATCCTGCCGACGCTGAACGCCGACGACCTCACCGCCACCAGCCTCTCCGAGAACGACCGCTACGTGCTGCTCAACGACCAGATGAGGGCGGCCCGCGGCGAGGACTTCGCACTCGACATCCAGGGCGTCGAGCACCTCGTCTCGCGCTCGCCCTCGATCGCGCCGGAGGCCGCCTGCACCTCCGTCCAGCTGCACCTCCAGGTGACGCCCGGCCGTTTCGCGGCCGTCTGGAACGCGGCCCAGGCCATCGCCGCCGTCCAGGTGGCCGTCGGAGCCAACTCCCCGTTCCTCTTCGGCCGTGAGCTGTGGCGCGAGTCGCGGCCGCCGGTCTTCCAGCAGGCCACCGACACCCGGGCACCCGAACTCCAGGCCCAGGGGGTACGCCCGCGCACCTGGTTCGGCGAACGCTGGATCGACTCCGCGTACGACCTCTTCGAGGAGAACCTGCGGTACTTCCCGCCCCTGCTGCCGATGTGCGACCCGCAGGAGCCGCTACGGGTCCTGGACGAGGGCGGGGTGCCCGACCTCGCCGAACTGGTGCTGCACAACGGCACGATCTACCGGTGGAACCGCCCCGTCTACGCGGTCACCGACGGCGTCCCGCACCTCAGGGTCGAGAACCGGGTGCTGCCCGCCGGCCCCACCGTCGCCGACGTCATCGCCAACACCGCCTTCTACTACGGCCTGGTGCGCGCGCTGGCCGAGGAGCCGCGCCCCCTGTGGACGCGACTCCCGTTCCCCGCGGCGGCCCGTAACTTCGACACCGCCTGCCGGTACGGCATCGACGCGACGCTGCAGTGGCCGCGCCCCGGACGTGCCGGCGGTCTCACCGAGATCCCCGCCGTACGCCTGGTCCGCACCGAACTGCTGCCGCTGGCGGCCCGTGGACTGGACGCCTGGGGCGTGGAGCCCGCCGACCGCGACTCCTACCTGGGCATCATCGAGGAGCGCTGCCGCCGCCGCGCGAACGGCGCCTCCTGGCAGGCCGCGGCCTTCCACCACGCCCGGCGGCAGGGGCTGGACCGGCACGCCGCGCTCGCCGCGATGACCCGCCGCTACAGCGAGCTGATGCACGGCGGGCAGCCGGTGCATACCTGGCCGGTCGCCTGGTCCGTCGGCGACCGGCCGGCGGTTCCGGTGCCGCGGCAGGCGGCGACCGGCGGGGGCTAG
- a CDS encoding substrate-binding domain-containing protein, whose amino-acid sequence MGRHSLPDDPAQRGTGSRPGARRRTVLLASGLLLAVAGGSVVALRGDLLPFGKPCDGPSVRLGVAASPDIAPALQAVARRAREDATRTDGRCLDVTVTPRASHELADSFGQRPADPEFQVWIPDSRLWVDRVGAENGTPLTAAATLASSPVTLAAVPRAARALGWPGKTYDWTGLTQAATSGGGIRLGLADPARSATGLLALSRTDATRAQDGRKGDDTRTAATATLLHQRVADGDDQAMATLPRDGSGAEQDNPRRNQALLLSEQAAYAHNTGADGGPDLDLFYPSDGAAQLDYPYTLVDAEELTPEQTRAASRFMTLLVETEGQHTLRAHGFRAANGAAVPKVVEAAGGRAPQPYAAAPADPPSVKQLQALLGTWTVAAQAAPSPR is encoded by the coding sequence ATGGGACGACACAGCTTGCCCGATGACCCCGCGCAGCGCGGCACGGGGTCCCGCCCCGGCGCTCGTCGCCGCACCGTCCTCCTCGCGTCCGGCCTGCTCCTCGCCGTGGCCGGCGGCTCGGTGGTGGCACTGCGCGGCGACCTGCTCCCCTTCGGGAAGCCCTGCGACGGCCCTTCGGTACGGCTGGGCGTGGCCGCCTCCCCCGACATCGCCCCGGCACTGCAGGCGGTGGCCAGAAGAGCCCGCGAGGACGCGACGCGCACCGACGGCAGATGTCTGGACGTCACGGTCACCCCGCGCGCCTCCCACGAGCTCGCCGACTCCTTCGGTCAGCGGCCCGCCGACCCCGAATTCCAGGTCTGGATACCGGACTCGCGCCTGTGGGTGGACCGGGTCGGGGCGGAGAACGGCACCCCGCTGACCGCGGCCGCCACCCTCGCGTCCTCCCCGGTGACGCTCGCCGCCGTCCCCCGGGCCGCCCGGGCACTGGGCTGGCCCGGGAAGACCTACGACTGGACAGGTCTGACGCAGGCCGCGACGTCCGGCGGCGGGATACGCCTGGGGCTCGCCGATCCAGCTCGCAGCGCCACCGGGCTGCTCGCCCTCTCCCGTACGGACGCCACCCGCGCCCAGGACGGCAGGAAGGGTGACGACACCCGCACCGCCGCGACCGCGACGCTGCTCCACCAGCGGGTCGCGGACGGCGACGACCAGGCCATGGCCACGCTGCCGCGCGACGGCTCCGGTGCGGAGCAGGACAATCCGCGCCGCAACCAGGCGCTGCTGCTGTCCGAGCAGGCCGCCTACGCCCACAACACCGGCGCCGACGGGGGCCCCGACCTCGACCTGTTCTACCCGTCGGACGGGGCCGCCCAGCTCGACTATCCGTACACGCTGGTCGACGCCGAGGAGCTGACGCCCGAACAGACCCGCGCCGCCAGCCGCTTCATGACGCTGCTCGTCGAGACCGAGGGTCAGCACACGCTGCGCGCCCACGGCTTCCGGGCCGCCAACGGCGCGGCCGTCCCGAAAGTGGTGGAAGCGGCCGGCGGCCGCGCTCCCCAGCCGTACGCCGCCGCCCCCGCCGATCCGCCGTCGGTCAAGCAGCTGCAGGCACTGCTGGGGACCTGGACGGTCGCCGCGCAGGCCGCCCCGAGCCCGCGCTGA
- a CDS encoding CPBP family intramembrane glutamic endopeptidase, whose amino-acid sequence MGGADVPGPGRGAGAAGELTRTVLRSETLIVLGLSLGASALSALISFIGSVTKPGGLKHQAATLNASHAPGRPWLDLAWQLFGIATALVPVALVAHLLMRERAGGLRAIGFDRRRPGFDLSRGAGLAAVIGGSGLLLYLGARAAGFNLTVVPEALPDVWWKIPVLVASAVQNAVLEEVIVVGYLLRRLDQLGWSSAAALAASSVLRGSYHLYQGIGGFFGNMVMGVIFVLLYRRWGRVGPLVAAHALIDTVAFLGYALLAGRVGWLPTG is encoded by the coding sequence GTGGGCGGTGCGGACGTTCCGGGGCCCGGGCGAGGGGCGGGGGCGGCCGGGGAGCTGACCCGCACGGTCCTGCGCAGCGAGACGCTGATCGTTCTGGGCCTGTCGCTGGGCGCCAGCGCGCTGTCGGCGCTGATCAGCTTCATCGGGTCGGTGACCAAACCGGGCGGCCTCAAGCACCAGGCGGCGACGCTCAACGCCTCCCACGCGCCCGGCCGGCCGTGGCTGGATCTTGCCTGGCAGCTGTTCGGGATCGCGACCGCGCTGGTGCCGGTGGCACTGGTGGCGCATCTGCTGATGCGTGAACGGGCCGGCGGACTGCGGGCGATCGGCTTCGACCGGCGGCGGCCGGGCTTCGACCTGAGCCGTGGCGCCGGGCTCGCAGCGGTCATCGGGGGCAGCGGTCTGCTGCTCTATCTGGGCGCGCGGGCGGCCGGATTCAACCTGACGGTGGTCCCCGAGGCACTGCCCGACGTGTGGTGGAAGATCCCGGTGCTGGTCGCGTCCGCGGTGCAGAACGCCGTGCTGGAGGAAGTGATCGTCGTCGGGTATCTGCTGCGCAGACTCGACCAGTTGGGCTGGTCCTCGGCGGCGGCGCTCGCGGCCAGTTCGGTCCTGCGCGGTTCGTACCACCTTTATCAGGGCATCGGCGGCTTCTTCGGCAACATGGTGATGGGCGTGATCTTCGTCCTGCTCTACCGGAGGTGGGGCCGGGTCGGACCGCTGGTCGCCGCCCACGCGCTGATCGACACCGTGGCATTCCTCGGGTACGCGCTGCTCGCGGGGCGGGTGGGGTGGCTGCCCACGGGGTGA
- a CDS encoding PhzF family phenazine biosynthesis protein encodes MRIRIVDAFSARPFNGNPAGVVLLDSDAFPDTAWLQQVATEVNLSETAFAHPLPAGGDADWALRWLTPAAEVNMCGHATLATAHVLHTTGTATGTVRFRTRSGVLITTAGEGGEITMDFPTAPLTPVEVPPVVADALGTEILSAYDTGPDVGDLLVELPDEQSVRALAPDLKALAGHGGRGVIATARAEAPGGDHDFVSRCFFPAVGIDEDPVTGSAHTALAPFWSARLGRDTLVGLQGAARTGSVRTELRGDRTLLTGSAVTVIDGELLASG; translated from the coding sequence ATGAGGATTCGTATCGTCGACGCCTTCAGTGCGCGTCCGTTCAACGGCAACCCCGCGGGAGTGGTCCTCCTCGACTCCGACGCGTTCCCCGATACCGCGTGGCTGCAGCAGGTCGCCACCGAGGTCAACCTCTCCGAGACGGCCTTCGCGCACCCGCTGCCCGCGGGCGGCGACGCCGACTGGGCGCTGCGCTGGCTCACCCCCGCCGCGGAGGTGAACATGTGCGGGCATGCCACTTTGGCCACCGCGCACGTGCTGCACACCACCGGAACGGCCACCGGCACGGTCCGCTTCCGCACCCGCAGCGGGGTGCTGATCACGACGGCCGGCGAAGGCGGGGAGATCACCATGGACTTCCCGACCGCCCCACTGACACCCGTCGAGGTGCCGCCGGTCGTCGCGGACGCGCTGGGCACCGAGATCCTCTCGGCGTACGACACCGGCCCCGACGTCGGCGATCTGCTGGTCGAGCTCCCCGACGAGCAGTCCGTACGGGCGCTCGCCCCGGACCTCAAGGCGCTTGCGGGGCACGGCGGCCGGGGCGTGATCGCGACCGCGCGCGCCGAAGCCCCGGGCGGCGACCACGACTTCGTCTCGCGCTGCTTCTTCCCGGCGGTGGGGATCGACGAGGACCCGGTAACGGGCAGCGCGCACACCGCGCTCGCCCCGTTCTGGTCGGCGCGGCTGGGACGGGACACCCTGGTCGGCCTCCAGGGGGCGGCCCGCACCGGCTCCGTACGGACCGAACTGCGCGGCGACCGGACGCTGCTGACCGGGTCGGCCGTCACGGTCATCGACGGCGAGCTGCTGGCCTCCGGATGA